The Micromonospora sp. WMMD961 genome has a segment encoding these proteins:
- a CDS encoding lysine 5,6-aminomutase subunit alpha, whose product MTSKLDLDPVLVARARELARRAGQPVVDLARSHTTVSVERAVLRLAGVTGADPDGIPWVNRLVDAVAGDVGLGHGVAVPVFDALTREGVTDVTLLAQKAAAGSVRFTQPSGRAAAAARTAARRAVGAGVRRIDRRRAERDRLIKRHGDPKQRPWIYLIVATGDIYEDIPQAQAAARAGADVIAVIRSTGQSLLDYVPEGATREGFAGTYATQENFRLMRAALDESSKEVGRYVRLTNYASGLCMPEMATLAGLERLDMMLNDSMYGILFRDINPVRTFVDQRFSRQVHARAGIIINTGEDNYLTTADAVDEAHTVTVSQLLNEFFAHEAGLADWQLGLGHAFEINPEVPESFRLELAHALLARELFPDAPLKWMPPTKHMTGDVFRGNLLDGFFNLAGALTGQGILLVGMMTEAVVTPWLSDRDIALQNVRYVLGAAGGLHEDFVPAPDGFIRRRANQVLGEALDLLDRIGEQTLLTAIAEGTFGIMKRPADRGKGLDGVAAHEADYCNPATDILEAGRE is encoded by the coding sequence GTGACCAGCAAGCTTGATCTTGATCCGGTGCTGGTGGCGCGGGCGCGGGAGTTGGCGCGTCGGGCCGGGCAGCCGGTGGTGGACCTGGCGCGCAGCCATACCACGGTGTCGGTGGAGCGGGCGGTGCTGCGGCTGGCCGGGGTGACCGGCGCCGACCCGGACGGCATTCCGTGGGTGAACCGGCTCGTCGACGCGGTCGCCGGGGATGTGGGGTTGGGGCACGGGGTGGCGGTGCCGGTGTTCGACGCGCTGACCCGCGAGGGCGTCACGGATGTGACGTTGCTGGCGCAGAAGGCCGCGGCCGGGTCGGTGCGGTTCACCCAGCCCTCCGGGCGGGCGGCGGCGGCGGCCCGGACGGCGGCGCGTAGGGCGGTCGGGGCGGGCGTGCGGCGCATCGACCGGCGGCGCGCCGAGCGGGACCGGTTGATCAAGCGGCACGGTGACCCGAAGCAGCGGCCGTGGATCTACCTGATCGTGGCGACCGGGGACATCTACGAGGACATTCCGCAGGCGCAGGCGGCGGCGCGGGCCGGCGCGGACGTGATCGCGGTGATCCGTTCCACCGGGCAGTCGTTGCTGGACTACGTGCCCGAGGGCGCGACCCGGGAGGGTTTTGCCGGCACGTACGCCACGCAGGAGAACTTCCGGTTGATGCGGGCGGCGTTGGACGAGTCGTCGAAGGAGGTGGGCCGCTACGTGCGGTTGACCAACTACGCGTCCGGGTTGTGCATGCCGGAGATGGCGACCCTCGCCGGCCTGGAGCGGCTCGACATGATGCTCAACGACTCGATGTACGGGATCCTGTTCCGCGACATCAACCCGGTGCGGACGTTCGTTGACCAGCGGTTCTCCCGGCAGGTGCACGCCCGCGCCGGGATCATCATCAACACCGGTGAGGACAACTACCTGACCACCGCCGACGCGGTCGACGAGGCGCACACGGTGACGGTGTCGCAGTTGCTCAACGAGTTCTTCGCGCACGAGGCGGGGCTGGCGGACTGGCAGTTGGGGCTGGGGCACGCGTTCGAGATCAACCCGGAGGTGCCGGAGTCGTTCCGCCTGGAGTTGGCGCACGCGTTGCTGGCCCGGGAGTTGTTCCCCGACGCGCCGTTGAAGTGGATGCCACCGACGAAGCACATGACCGGTGACGTGTTCCGGGGCAACCTGCTCGACGGGTTCTTCAACCTCGCCGGTGCGCTGACCGGTCAGGGCATCCTGCTGGTGGGGATGATGACCGAGGCGGTGGTGACGCCGTGGTTGTCCGACCGGGACATCGCCCTGCAGAACGTGCGGTACGTGCTGGGGGCGGCCGGTGGGCTGCACGAGGACTTCGTGCCCGCGCCGGACGGGTTCATCCGCCGCCGCGCCAACCAGGTGCTCGGTGAGGCCCTCGATCTGCTGGACCGCATCGGGGAACAGACCCTGCTGACGGCCATCGCGGAGGGCACCTTCGGGATCATGAAGCGGCCCGCGGATCGGGGCAAGGGTCTGGACGGGGTCGCCGCGCACGAGGCGGACTACTGCAACCCGGCCACCGACATCCTGGAGGCGGGGCGTGAGTAA
- a CDS encoding OAM dimerization domain-containing protein → MSKAIVRPYGDTTGDGMVQVSFTLPVAHDKRAEGAAVQLANKMGIDPAMVVHAKPMGDGFTFFVVYGRVNHLVDLNAVQVVERDFALLSAKDVNTVIKQRLRRKLSVVGACIGTDAHTVGIDAILNVKGIAGEKGLEYYRELKVTNMGAQVSVPELVETARVEKADAVLVSQVVTQRDAHLHNTREMSAAFREAMPAGRRPLLIVGGPRFDETMTDELGVDRIFGRGTTPGEVASYLVHALITQRKAMA, encoded by the coding sequence GTGAGTAAGGCGATCGTGCGACCGTACGGGGACACCACCGGTGACGGGATGGTGCAGGTGTCGTTCACCCTGCCGGTGGCGCACGACAAGCGCGCCGAGGGCGCGGCGGTGCAGTTGGCCAACAAGATGGGCATCGACCCGGCGATGGTGGTGCACGCCAAACCGATGGGCGACGGGTTCACGTTCTTCGTCGTGTACGGGCGGGTCAACCACCTGGTCGACCTGAACGCGGTGCAGGTGGTGGAACGGGATTTCGCCCTGCTGTCGGCCAAGGACGTCAACACGGTGATCAAGCAGCGGCTGCGGCGCAAGCTGTCGGTGGTCGGGGCGTGCATCGGCACCGACGCGCACACCGTGGGCATCGACGCGATCCTCAACGTGAAGGGCATCGCGGGGGAGAAGGGCCTGGAGTACTACCGCGAGTTGAAGGTCACCAACATGGGTGCGCAGGTCAGCGTGCCGGAGTTGGTGGAGACCGCGCGGGTGGAGAAGGCCGACGCGGTGCTCGTGTCGCAGGTCGTCACGCAACGCGACGCGCACCTGCACAACACGCGGGAGATGTCCGCGGCGTTCCGGGAGGCGATGCCGGCGGGGCGGCGCCCGTTGCTGATCGTCGGTGGTCCCCGGTTCGACGAGACGATGACCGACGAGTTGGGTGTGGACCGGATCTTCGGTCGGGGCACCACTCCCGGCGAGGTGGCCAGTTACCTCGTGCACGCCCTGATCACGCAACGGAAGGCGATGGCATGA
- a CDS encoding hotdog domain-containing protein: MTDARLGLTVTHRRYVPYSHAHYAGHLVDGAYALGLFGDVATEVCIRTDGDEGLFAGYSDVRFSAPIRAGDVVEVTAQVSRVGTRSRTLELSCAVVCRGRPDRSESAAEVLDPPIVAVTATGTVVVPAASVSREE; this comes from the coding sequence ATGACCGACGCACGGCTCGGGTTGACGGTGACGCACCGGCGGTATGTGCCGTACTCGCACGCGCACTACGCGGGTCACCTCGTCGACGGGGCGTACGCCCTCGGGTTGTTCGGTGACGTGGCCACCGAGGTGTGTATCCGTACCGACGGCGACGAGGGGTTGTTCGCCGGGTACTCCGATGTGCGGTTCAGCGCGCCGATCCGCGCCGGGGACGTGGTGGAGGTGACCGCGCAGGTGTCGCGGGTCGGTACCCGCAGCCGCACCCTGGAGTTGTCGTGTGCGGTGGTGTGCCGGGGTCGTCCGGACCGCTCCGAGTCCGCCGCGGAGGTCCTGGACCCGCCGATCGTGGCGGTCACCGCGACCGGCACCGTGGTCGTTCCCGCCGCCAGCGTGAGTCGCGAGGAGTGA
- a CDS encoding glutamate mutase L yields the protein MTLAVCADVGSTYTKAAVVDLAAGVLVGAASAPTTVGTDVLHGLDAAVAAATAGLGARDVPWYVCSSAGGGLRLAVIGYEPLVTAQAGRRVGLSAGAHVVHVAAGLLGAADLTALRAARPDVVLLVGGTDGGDADTVTHNATRLARARWRVPVVYAGNADVREDLTALLEAAGVPVTGAQNVLPRIGVLAPASARAAIRAVFLRHVIGGKRLSRGPRFARLVRAATPDAVLTGVEVLADAVGGDLAVVDVGGATTDVYSVLTPDERATGPGREVAGSLWRARTVEGDLGMRWSAPGVLRAAVEERLLSPGDAEDLTDAADRRAADPAFLAVDDAERAVDARIATLAATVALRRHARGAATGERAGRDLRDVRLLVGSGGVLRHASTSVSGQVLAAVLADHAGGWALPRAAAAVVDADYVLAAGGLLAPEHGVAAGALLRHHLRTH from the coding sequence GTGACCCTGGCGGTCTGCGCGGACGTCGGGTCCACGTACACCAAGGCGGCGGTGGTGGACCTGGCCGCCGGTGTGCTGGTGGGAGCGGCGTCGGCGCCCACCACCGTCGGTACCGACGTGCTGCACGGCCTGGACGCCGCGGTCGCGGCGGCGACCGCCGGGCTCGGGGCGCGCGACGTGCCGTGGTACGTGTGCTCGTCGGCCGGCGGTGGGCTGCGGCTGGCCGTGATCGGCTACGAGCCGCTGGTGACCGCTCAGGCGGGCCGGCGGGTCGGGTTGTCCGCCGGCGCGCACGTGGTGCACGTGGCGGCCGGGCTGCTGGGCGCGGCGGACCTGACGGCGTTGCGGGCGGCCCGACCGGATGTGGTGTTGCTCGTCGGTGGCACCGACGGCGGGGACGCTGACACGGTCACCCACAACGCGACCCGGCTGGCCCGTGCCCGGTGGCGGGTGCCGGTGGTGTACGCGGGCAACGCCGACGTCCGCGAGGACCTCACCGCGCTGCTGGAGGCTGCCGGGGTGCCGGTGACGGGCGCGCAGAACGTCCTGCCGCGCATCGGGGTCCTCGCCCCGGCGTCGGCGCGGGCGGCGATCCGCGCGGTGTTCCTGCGCCACGTCATCGGCGGTAAGCGGCTGTCGCGGGGCCCCCGGTTCGCGCGGCTGGTCCGTGCGGCCACCCCCGACGCGGTCCTCACCGGTGTGGAGGTCCTCGCCGACGCCGTCGGCGGTGACCTGGCCGTGGTCGACGTGGGTGGGGCCACCACCGACGTGTACTCGGTGCTCACCCCTGACGAGCGGGCCACCGGGCCCGGGCGGGAGGTGGCCGGCAGTCTGTGGCGGGCCCGCACCGTCGAGGGTGATCTAGGCATGCGGTGGAGCGCCCCCGGTGTGCTGCGCGCGGCCGTCGAGGAGCGGCTGCTCAGCCCGGGCGACGCCGAGGACCTGACGGACGCGGCGGACCGTCGGGCGGCCGATCCGGCGTTCCTGGCCGTCGACGACGCCGAACGGGCCGTGGATGCCCGGATCGCCACCCTCGCCGCGACGGTGGCGTTGCGCCGCCACGCGCGGGGCGCCGCGACGGGTGAGCGGGCCGGACGGGACCTGCGGGACGTGCGGTTGCTGGTGGGTTCCGGTGGGGTGCTGCGGCACGCGTCGACGTCCGTGTCGGGGCAGGTGTTGGCGGCGGTCCTCGCCGACCACGCCGGCGGGTGGGCGTTGCCGCGCGCGGCCGCCGCGGTGGTCGACGCCGACTACGTGTTGGCCGCCGGGGGGCTCCTCGCGCCGGAGCACGGGGTGGCGGCGGGGGCGCTGTTGCGTCACCATCTGCGGACGCATTGA
- the lnt gene encoding apolipoprotein N-acyltransferase: MLDRDEVPAPAVTGAPVAGRPLPLRVAAPLAVAAGLALLVAFPPYGVWPLAPIGVALLAAATHRRRLRAGAGLGFLTGVAFFAPLLAWTNLHTGYLPWVLLSLLQAGYLALLGVATAWVSPLVDRVRWSWPVLTGLLWVGQEALRDRTPFGGFPWGRLAFSQDTSPLLRLASLGGAPLVTFAVALLGGLFVTAAWRAWCTLRPSRHIGPTGTGATTGPAGTEPTIDSADAAPVTGSVRRWAPVAVPAALAVALSAGALLVPVAAAGSGAGVTVAIVQGNVPRLGLDFNAQRQAVLDNHVDATLELAARVAAGQQRQPDLVVWPENSSDIDPLRNPSAGARISQAADTIGVPILVGAVLLGPGAGQVRNAGILWRPGTGADLEQLYTKRHPVPFAEYVPLRDVARMVSKQVDLIRSDFVPGSTPGVVRAGPAVLGDVICFEVAYDEVVRDTVVGGAQLLVVQTNNATFDVAEARQQLAMVRLRAVEHGRPALMASTVGVSGFVAPDGRVSDATGFNTREVVVRQVRLDDGRTLATRLGWWPEVVLAALAVAALVGAAVLRRRQRIMPG, encoded by the coding sequence ATGCTGGACCGGGACGAAGTCCCCGCCCCCGCGGTGACCGGCGCGCCGGTCGCCGGTCGGCCGCTGCCGCTGCGGGTCGCCGCGCCCCTGGCCGTGGCCGCCGGCCTGGCCCTGCTGGTGGCGTTCCCCCCGTACGGGGTGTGGCCGCTCGCCCCGATCGGGGTGGCGTTGCTGGCCGCCGCCACCCACCGGCGGCGGTTGCGGGCCGGCGCCGGCCTGGGCTTCCTCACCGGGGTCGCGTTCTTCGCCCCGCTGCTGGCCTGGACGAATTTGCACACCGGGTACCTGCCGTGGGTGCTGCTGTCGCTGTTGCAGGCCGGCTACCTGGCGTTGCTCGGCGTGGCCACCGCCTGGGTGTCACCGCTGGTCGACCGTGTCCGCTGGTCGTGGCCGGTGCTGACCGGGCTGTTGTGGGTCGGGCAGGAGGCTCTGCGTGACCGCACCCCGTTCGGTGGGTTCCCGTGGGGGCGGCTGGCGTTCAGTCAGGACACCTCCCCGCTGCTGCGCCTGGCCTCGCTGGGCGGCGCCCCGCTGGTGACCTTCGCGGTGGCGCTGCTGGGCGGGCTGTTCGTCACCGCCGCCTGGCGTGCCTGGTGCACACTGCGTCCCAGCAGGCACATCGGCCCCACCGGCACCGGCGCGACCACGGGGCCGGCCGGCACCGAGCCGACCATCGACAGTGCCGACGCCGCCCCGGTCACCGGGTCGGTGCGGCGGTGGGCGCCGGTGGCCGTACCGGCGGCCCTGGCGGTCGCGCTGAGCGCCGGGGCGCTGCTCGTGCCCGTCGCCGCCGCCGGGTCCGGTGCGGGCGTCACCGTGGCGATCGTGCAGGGCAACGTGCCGCGCCTGGGTCTGGACTTCAACGCCCAACGGCAGGCGGTGCTCGACAACCACGTCGACGCCACCCTCGAACTGGCCGCCCGGGTCGCCGCCGGCCAGCAACGCCAACCCGACCTGGTGGTGTGGCCGGAGAACTCCAGCGACATCGACCCGCTGCGCAACCCCAGCGCCGGGGCGCGGATCTCCCAGGCCGCCGACACCATCGGCGTGCCGATCCTGGTCGGGGCGGTGCTGCTCGGGCCGGGCGCCGGGCAGGTCCGCAACGCGGGCATCCTGTGGCGGCCCGGCACCGGCGCGGACCTCGAGCAGCTGTACACCAAACGCCACCCGGTGCCGTTCGCCGAGTACGTGCCGCTGCGCGACGTGGCCCGCATGGTCAGCAAGCAGGTCGACCTGATCCGCAGCGACTTCGTGCCGGGGAGCACCCCGGGCGTGGTACGCGCCGGCCCGGCCGTGCTGGGTGACGTGATCTGCTTCGAGGTCGCCTACGACGAGGTGGTCCGCGACACCGTCGTCGGCGGCGCGCAGCTGCTGGTCGTGCAGACCAACAACGCCACCTTCGACGTGGCGGAGGCCCGCCAGCAGTTGGCGATGGTCCGGTTGCGGGCCGTCGAGCACGGCCGGCCGGCGTTGATGGCCTCCACGGTCGGGGTGTCCGGGTTCGTGGCACCCGACGGGCGGGTAAGCGATGCCACCGGGTTCAACACCCGGGAGGTCGTGGTGCGGCAGGTGCGCCTCGACGACGGACGTACCCTCGCCACCCGGCTCGGTTGGTGGCCGGAGGTGGTGCTCGCCGCGCTGGCCGTGGCGGCCCTGGTCGGTGCCGCGGTGCTGCGCCGGCGGCAACGGATCATGCCCGGATAG
- a CDS encoding polyprenol monophosphomannose synthase, with product MIQATDTIRRPDEVPGVGRVLVVIPTYNEADNIAAIVGRVRRAAPAVRILIADDNSPDGTGAIADALADGDAHVQVLHRHGKEGLGAAYLAGFGWARERGYQAVVEMDADGSHAPEDLPALLDAARDADVVIGSRWTSGAQVVNWPLRRLLLSRCGNLYARLALGMPVSDATGGYRVYRISALDAIDLESVTSQGYSFQVELSRLAHQAGVRIVEVPITFAERERGDSKMSPKIVAEALWRITAWGVQDRRQAVRRGLNGTASGQARWP from the coding sequence GTGATCCAGGCGACCGATACGATCCGACGCCCGGACGAGGTGCCCGGGGTGGGCCGCGTGCTGGTGGTGATCCCCACCTACAACGAGGCCGACAACATCGCGGCGATCGTGGGCCGGGTCCGGCGCGCCGCACCGGCGGTGCGGATCCTCATCGCCGACGACAACAGCCCCGACGGCACCGGCGCGATCGCCGACGCCCTCGCCGACGGCGACGCCCACGTGCAGGTGCTGCACCGCCATGGCAAGGAGGGTCTCGGCGCGGCGTACCTGGCCGGGTTCGGTTGGGCCCGGGAGCGCGGCTACCAGGCGGTCGTGGAGATGGACGCCGACGGCTCGCACGCCCCGGAGGACCTGCCCGCGCTGCTGGACGCCGCCCGTGACGCCGACGTGGTGATCGGGTCGCGGTGGACCAGCGGCGCGCAGGTGGTCAACTGGCCGTTGCGGCGGCTGCTGCTGTCGCGCTGCGGGAACCTGTACGCGCGTCTGGCGTTGGGCATGCCCGTCTCCGACGCCACCGGCGGTTACCGGGTGTACCGGATCAGCGCGTTGGACGCCATCGACCTGGAGTCGGTGACCTCCCAGGGCTACTCGTTCCAGGTGGAGCTGTCCCGTCTGGCACACCAGGCCGGTGTGCGGATCGTGGAGGTGCCGATCACCTTCGCCGAACGGGAACGTGGGGACAGCAAGATGAGCCCGAAGATCGTGGCCGAGGCGCTGTGGCGGATCACCGCCTGGGGTGTGCAGGACCGCCGCCAGGCGGTGCGCCGGGGCCTGAACGGTACGGCCAGCGGTCAGGCGCGGTGGCCGTGA
- a CDS encoding FxsA family protein: protein MRRGLRFVPLALLLAVVLELVVFVGVGRALGFGVAVLLVFAASLLGLVLLRREGMRAWRGFRSAAAAGQPPGGQVTDGLVGLAGALLLAVPGLVSGLAGLLLLVPPARRLARAGVRGATERRVSSMVAVDLFGPRTVRVRQGAPQSTASPTPQPEQPVVVDGGRAIEGEIVEPGRH, encoded by the coding sequence ATGCGCCGAGGACTGAGGTTCGTACCGTTGGCCCTGTTGCTGGCGGTGGTGCTGGAGCTGGTGGTGTTCGTCGGTGTGGGGCGGGCGCTGGGTTTCGGGGTGGCCGTGCTGCTGGTCTTCGCGGCGTCCCTGCTCGGGTTGGTGCTGCTGCGCCGCGAGGGGATGCGCGCCTGGCGCGGGTTCCGCTCCGCCGCGGCGGCCGGGCAACCACCGGGCGGGCAGGTGACCGACGGGCTCGTGGGGTTGGCCGGCGCGTTGCTGCTCGCGGTGCCCGGTCTGGTCAGCGGGCTGGCCGGGTTGCTGCTGCTGGTGCCGCCGGCGCGGCGACTGGCCCGCGCCGGGGTGCGGGGCGCCACCGAGCGGCGGGTGTCGTCGATGGTCGCCGTTGACCTGTTCGGCCCCCGCACGGTGCGGGTGCGCCAGGGTGCGCCGCAATCGACGGCGTCACCGACCCCGCAACCGGAGCAACCGGTGGTGGTCGACGGCGGGCGGGCCATCGAGGGAGAGATCGTCGAACCCGGTCGTCACTGA
- a CDS encoding RNA polymerase-binding protein RbpA, which translates to MGERMLRGSRLGAVSYESDRNTELAPRQTREYLCAKGHQFEVPFAVDAEVPTTWECKFDGSVARLVDGSEPEQKKAKPPRTHWDMLLERRSIAELEDILEERLQEVRTRRGRA; encoded by the coding sequence ATGGGCGAGCGTATGCTGCGCGGAAGCCGCCTTGGCGCGGTGAGCTACGAATCCGACCGCAACACGGAGCTCGCGCCGCGTCAGACCCGCGAGTACCTGTGCGCCAAGGGCCACCAGTTCGAGGTGCCGTTCGCCGTCGACGCCGAGGTCCCGACGACCTGGGAGTGCAAGTTCGACGGCAGCGTCGCCCGACTCGTCGACGGCAGCGAGCCGGAGCAGAAGAAGGCCAAGCCCCCGCGTACCCACTGGGACATGCTCCTGGAGCGGCGTTCGATCGCCGAGCTGGAGGACATCCTCGAGGAGCGCCTGCAGGAGGTTCGGACCCGCCGCGGCCGCGCCTGA
- a CDS encoding MFS transporter: MTGLDRRPAAATDTTLPRGPLAGFAAGSLGMGVWVTVPGLLLLYFLTDVLAVGPWLAGLALLLPKIADVVLHPWVGHRADVEQTRRGDRRRLLLLGCALPVAFAALFAVPGGLTGAPAAAWVAVFFVAGNLLFAAYQVPYLATPADLRIGYDERTRLMAFRMVVLTLGILVSGLLAPLLTGGDAATRAGYQRMGVVLAVGMLVAMLVGVAGISRLRGSAADSAPAGHGGWRALRTALRDRQFRWLVAAYLAMSTTTHLVLAGVPYYAEYELRAPGLTTVLVAAFVAPALLVTPAWLVVARRVGKQRALLGAQGAFALGSLVLAVGRPAGLPVLIGAVAVLGVAFAGMQLLPFSMLPDVIRAASTTSADAATTGAGTYTGVWTATEATGAALGPYAYALCLTVGGFVASAAGESPVQPDAALAAVRYGFGLLPAVAMLAALLLQRRYTLDATARATR, from the coding sequence ATGACCGGGCTCGACCGGCGGCCCGCGGCCGCCACCGACACGACGCTCCCCCGTGGCCCCCTGGCGGGCTTCGCGGCCGGCTCACTCGGCATGGGCGTGTGGGTGACCGTGCCCGGCCTGCTGCTGCTCTACTTCCTCACCGACGTGCTGGCCGTCGGCCCGTGGCTGGCCGGCCTCGCGCTGCTGCTGCCGAAGATCGCCGACGTTGTGCTGCACCCCTGGGTGGGGCACCGCGCCGACGTCGAGCAGACCCGACGCGGCGACCGACGTCGCCTGCTGCTGCTCGGCTGCGCCCTGCCGGTCGCGTTCGCCGCGTTGTTCGCGGTGCCCGGTGGCCTGACCGGCGCACCGGCGGCCGCGTGGGTGGCGGTGTTCTTCGTCGCCGGCAACCTGCTCTTCGCCGCCTACCAGGTCCCCTACCTGGCCACCCCGGCGGACCTGCGCATCGGTTATGACGAACGCACCCGGCTGATGGCGTTCCGGATGGTCGTGCTGACCCTGGGCATCCTGGTGTCCGGTCTGCTGGCCCCGCTGCTCACCGGCGGCGACGCCGCGACCCGCGCCGGCTACCAGCGGATGGGCGTTGTCCTCGCCGTCGGGATGCTGGTGGCCATGCTGGTCGGTGTCGCCGGCATCTCCCGGCTGCGCGGCTCGGCGGCGGACTCCGCCCCGGCGGGGCACGGCGGCTGGCGGGCCCTGCGCACCGCGCTGCGCGATCGGCAGTTCCGCTGGCTCGTCGCCGCCTACCTGGCGATGTCCACCACCACCCACCTGGTGCTCGCCGGGGTGCCCTACTACGCCGAGTACGAGCTGCGGGCCCCCGGCCTGACCACGGTGCTGGTCGCCGCGTTCGTCGCGCCGGCGCTGCTGGTCACCCCGGCCTGGCTGGTGGTGGCCCGCCGCGTCGGCAAACAACGGGCGCTGCTCGGCGCGCAGGGCGCGTTCGCCCTGGGGTCGCTGGTGCTGGCGGTGGGCAGACCGGCCGGCCTGCCGGTGCTGATCGGCGCGGTGGCGGTGCTCGGGGTGGCGTTCGCCGGCATGCAACTGCTGCCGTTCTCGATGCTGCCCGACGTGATCCGCGCCGCCAGTACCACCAGCGCCGACGCCGCCACCACCGGCGCCGGCACCTACACCGGGGTGTGGACGGCCACCGAGGCCACCGGCGCGGCGCTGGGCCCGTACGCCTACGCCCTGTGCCTGACCGTCGGTGGTTTCGTGGCGTCGGCGGCCGGTGAGTCCCCGGTACAGCCGGACGCGGCGCTCGCCGCGGTCCGCTACGGCTTCGGGTTGCTGCCGGCGGTGGCGATGCTCGCGGCCCTGCTGCTGCAACGCCGCTACACCCTGGACGCGACCGCCCGGGCGACGAGGTGA
- a CDS encoding TetR/AcrR family transcriptional regulator, with translation MTMPRRRPGRPRRDETRPTREVVLTAATALFAERGFDAVGLREVAAAAGVDVATVVHHTGTKAALYDACFARVFAAEREVLTEAAEQARAALDAGPDAARRALHELVDVFVDFLQDRPETTALWLRRWLEPQRHAELDQRYADPLYRLVAELLTAAAAAGALAEPTPHITVRSLVWATHGHVVALAAGAPGARERREFRAFVHRLLDGLYGPPTT, from the coding sequence ATGACCATGCCCCGACGCCGTCCGGGTCGCCCGCGGCGCGACGAGACCCGGCCGACCCGCGAGGTGGTGCTCACCGCCGCGACAGCGCTGTTCGCCGAGCGTGGCTTCGACGCCGTCGGGCTGCGGGAGGTCGCCGCCGCCGCCGGGGTCGACGTCGCCACGGTCGTGCACCACACGGGTACGAAGGCAGCGCTCTACGACGCCTGCTTCGCCCGGGTCTTCGCGGCCGAGCGGGAGGTCCTGACGGAAGCCGCCGAGCAGGCCCGCGCCGCTCTCGACGCGGGGCCGGACGCGGCCCGGCGAGCCCTGCACGAGCTGGTCGACGTCTTCGTCGACTTCCTGCAGGACCGGCCGGAGACCACCGCACTGTGGTTGCGTCGCTGGCTGGAACCCCAGCGGCACGCCGAGCTCGACCAGCGCTACGCCGACCCGTTGTACCGGTTGGTCGCCGAGTTGCTCACCGCCGCCGCGGCGGCCGGGGCGCTGGCCGAGCCGACCCCGCACATCACGGTGCGCAGCCTGGTGTGGGCGACGCACGGCCACGTGGTGGCGCTGGCGGCGGGCGCGCCGGGCGCTCGGGAGCGGCGCGAGTTCCGGGCGTTCGTGCATCGCCTGCTCGACGGGTTGTACGGGCCCCCGACGACTTGA